In Alphaproteobacteria bacterium US3C007, one genomic interval encodes:
- the doeA gene encoding ectoine hydrolase DoeA (DoeA (degradation of ectoine A) is also called EutD (ectoine utilization D).) gives MIAPVLHFSRAEFEQRIKITRQEMELRGLSLLILSDPSNMNWLTGYDGWSFYVHQCVVLGLHGDPIWFGRAQDGRGALRTVFMPESNIIGYPDHYVQSTERHPMDYLAAQITTLGLDGARIGVEMDNYWFSAAAYQALQRHLPNSKFQDATALVNWQRAVKSEAELAYMRQAGKIVGRMHERIRQRAEVGMRKCDLVAEIYDAALRYDADIGTGGDYPALVPLLPSGPDAAAPHLTWDDQPLKRGEGTFFEIAGVVHRYHCPLSRTMFLGKPTDTFLNAEKAVLEGMDAGLEQARAGNLCEDIATAFFGVLKKYGIEKDNRTGYSIGASYPPDWGERTMSLRPGDKTVLQENMTFHFMTGLWMQDWGFEITESIRITQTGYECLADVPRELFVKE, from the coding sequence ATGATCGCCCCGGTTTTACATTTTAGCCGCGCCGAATTTGAACAGCGCATCAAAATCACCCGGCAGGAAATGGAGCTGCGTGGCCTCTCTTTGCTGATCCTTTCGGACCCCAGCAACATGAACTGGCTGACAGGCTATGATGGCTGGTCATTTTACGTGCATCAATGCGTGGTTTTAGGCTTGCATGGCGATCCGATTTGGTTTGGCCGCGCACAAGATGGCCGCGGCGCTTTGCGCACAGTGTTCATGCCCGAGAGCAATATTATCGGCTATCCGGATCACTATGTGCAATCCACCGAGCGTCACCCGATGGATTATCTTGCCGCGCAAATAACCACCCTAGGGCTAGATGGCGCGCGTATTGGCGTTGAAATGGACAATTATTGGTTTTCAGCCGCCGCCTACCAAGCGCTTCAGAGACATTTGCCAAATAGTAAATTCCAAGATGCAACAGCGCTGGTGAATTGGCAGCGTGCGGTCAAATCAGAGGCCGAGCTGGCCTATATGCGACAAGCCGGCAAAATCGTTGGCCGGATGCATGAGCGGATCCGGCAACGCGCAGAGGTTGGAATGCGCAAATGCGATCTTGTGGCCGAGATTTACGATGCCGCTTTGCGCTATGATGCCGATATTGGCACGGGTGGCGATTATCCCGCTCTGGTGCCTTTATTGCCCTCGGGGCCGGATGCCGCCGCGCCGCATCTCACATGGGATGATCAGCCCTTGAAACGCGGCGAAGGCACATTTTTCGAGATTGCCGGTGTTGTGCATCGCTATCACTGCCCGCTTTCGCGCACGATGTTTCTAGGCAAACCAACCGATACGTTTCTGAACGCTGAGAAAGCCGTTTTGGAAGGCATGGACGCGGGGCTTGAACAGGCGCGCGCCGGCAATCTTTGTGAAGATATTGCCACTGCATTTTTTGGTGTTTTGAAAAAATATGGCATCGAAAAAGACAACCGTACCGGTTATTCCATCGGTGCCAGCTACCCCCCCGATTGGGGAGAGCGCACCATGTCTTTACGCCCCGGGGACAAAACCGTGCTGCAGGAAAATATGACCTTCCATTTCATGACTGGGCTGTGGATGCAGGATTGGGGCTTTGAGATCACCGAAAGTATCCGCATCACACAGACCGGCTATGAGTGCTTGGCGGATGTACCCCGTGAATTGTTCGTAAAGGAATAA
- a CDS encoding cyclodeaminase, translating into MPEVTLLTQDELRRLVPLDLAAINCVEQGFKALAGGQVVMPPILSMAIAAHNGEVDVKTAYVPGIPSFAIKMSPGFFDNPSLGLPSTSGLMVVFSAKTGMLEALLLDNGYLTDIRTAAAGAVAANCLARPESETACIIGAGTQAKLQLKALCLVREIQQAKIWARDTAKAAACAKSLSLELNIPITVAETAKHAVQGADIIVTTTPSASPLIQANWLQPGQHITAMGSDQDHKCELEPACLARADLYVPDRQSQTSKLGELRSAIAANHVADTEIFPELGDIIAGKAPGRQSAEQISIADLTGTGLQDTVIAAFARQRAQELKQGSVFRS; encoded by the coding sequence ATGCCGGAAGTCACGTTGTTAACCCAAGATGAATTGCGCAGATTAGTGCCGCTGGATCTGGCAGCGATCAACTGCGTGGAACAGGGTTTTAAAGCGTTGGCGGGTGGGCAGGTTGTAATGCCGCCAATCCTGTCAATGGCGATTGCCGCGCATAATGGCGAAGTCGATGTGAAAACCGCTTATGTGCCCGGCATTCCTTCATTCGCGATCAAAATGTCACCTGGGTTTTTTGACAATCCCAGCTTGGGCCTTCCCAGCACCTCAGGGTTGATGGTGGTGTTCAGCGCAAAGACCGGCATGCTGGAAGCGCTGCTTTTAGACAACGGGTATCTCACCGATATCCGCACCGCAGCAGCGGGCGCCGTGGCCGCAAACTGTTTAGCGCGCCCAGAATCAGAAACCGCCTGTATCATCGGCGCGGGCACGCAAGCCAAGCTGCAGCTGAAAGCCCTATGCTTGGTGCGCGAGATCCAGCAGGCTAAAATCTGGGCCCGCGATACCGCAAAAGCAGCCGCCTGCGCCAAAAGCCTGAGCTTGGAGTTAAATATCCCTATTACGGTTGCAGAAACGGCCAAACATGCAGTGCAAGGGGCTGATATTATCGTCACCACAACCCCATCCGCGTCACCGCTCATCCAAGCCAATTGGCTGCAACCGGGCCAACATATTACGGCCATGGGCTCAGATCAGGATCATAAATGTGAATTAGAGCCGGCCTGTTTGGCGCGCGCGGATCTGTATGTGCCGGATCGACAATCACAAACCAGCAAATTGGGTGAATTGCGCAGTGCAATTGCGGCAAATCATGTCGCAGATACCGAAATCTTTCCCGAACTGGGTGATATCATTGCCGGTAAAGCCCCCGGCCGGCAATCCGCAGAACAAATTTCAATTGCCGATCTTACCGGCACCGGGCTTCAAGATACAGTAATCGCTGCTTTTGCGCGCCAACGCGCCCAAGAACTCAAGCAGGGATCCGTTTTTAGGAGTTGA
- the eutB gene encoding hydroxyectoine utilization dehydratase EutB has protein sequence MTFQSPIELSDIKTAAQRIAPCIRTTPLVTSESLSRLSKTPVHLKLEHHQITNSFKLRGASNAVMALPETAKQRGVVGVSTGNHGRGLAHAAQENGVRCIICMSQLVPQNKIDGIKALGAEVRIIGQSQDDAQIEVDHLVAEQGMTMIPPFDHPDIVTGQASLGLELFEALPGLQTVLVPVSGGGLISGVASALKALKKDVKIIAVSMERGAAMHACLQAGKPILVKEEATLADSLGGGIGLDNQITFNITQNLVDEFILVSEIEIAQAIRHAYWQERQIIEGSGAVCLAALLSQKVKPEGNTIACVTGGNIDLSVHHRIISGENVDISNL, from the coding sequence ATGACCTTTCAAAGCCCCATCGAACTGAGCGATATCAAAACTGCGGCGCAACGCATCGCGCCCTGCATTCGAACAACCCCTCTGGTCACCTCAGAAAGCTTAAGCAGGCTGAGCAAAACCCCCGTTCACCTCAAGCTTGAACATCATCAGATCACCAATAGCTTCAAATTGCGCGGTGCCAGCAACGCGGTCATGGCCTTGCCCGAGACGGCAAAGCAGCGCGGCGTTGTCGGCGTTTCGACCGGCAATCATGGCCGCGGCCTGGCCCATGCCGCGCAAGAAAACGGCGTGCGCTGCATCATCTGCATGTCGCAATTGGTTCCACAAAATAAGATTGATGGCATTAAAGCGCTGGGCGCAGAAGTGCGGATTATCGGTCAGTCGCAAGATGACGCACAAATCGAAGTAGACCATCTGGTAGCAGAGCAGGGCATGACGATGATCCCGCCTTTTGACCACCCCGATATTGTGACCGGGCAAGCCAGCCTTGGCCTTGAGCTGTTTGAAGCACTGCCCGGGCTTCAAACCGTTTTGGTGCCCGTATCAGGCGGTGGTCTTATTTCAGGCGTCGCCAGCGCATTGAAAGCGTTGAAAAAAGACGTGAAAATCATTGCTGTCAGCATGGAACGCGGCGCCGCAATGCATGCCTGTTTACAAGCCGGTAAACCCATATTGGTGAAAGAAGAAGCCACGTTGGCGGATTCTCTGGGGGGCGGTATTGGCCTTGATAATCAAATCACCTTCAATATTACCCAAAACCTTGTAGATGAGTTTATCTTGGTCAGTGAAATAGAAATCGCGCAGGCCATCCGCCATGCCTATTGGCAAGAACGGCAAATCATCGAAGGCTCTGGCGCCGTTTGTTTGGCCGCCTTGCTCAGCCAAAAGGTCAAGCCAGAAGGCAACACCATTGCCTGCGTGACCGGTGGCAATATTGACCTCTCTGTGCATCACCGCATTATTTCAGGCGAAAACGTAGATATATCAAATCTATAG
- a CDS encoding ectoine utilization protein EutA, whose amino-acid sequence MDDVNIGLYAGDLTYDPPDKNKKIGVIALSTDVTAERDFARILPMERLGVYVTRVAFENPTTPENLRKMAPLITQAARLILPEERLDAICYSCTAASVVIGDDAIKALVHAARPNLPVVTPSGAAVRALKTLGAKHISVVTPYLVETSQPMAAYFQAQGLSLAKFLCLGLESDLDMARVDPASIIKAALASQTNQTDAFFLSCTALQAADVVAELERQTGKPVVTSNQACAWELAHHANLRVDAGKWGRLFKHALR is encoded by the coding sequence ATGGATGATGTAAATATTGGCCTTTATGCCGGGGATTTGACCTATGATCCGCCTGATAAAAACAAAAAAATTGGTGTTATCGCCCTATCAACAGATGTTACGGCAGAGCGCGATTTTGCGCGTATCCTGCCGATGGAAAGGCTGGGTGTTTACGTAACACGGGTAGCGTTTGAAAATCCAACAACGCCTGAAAATCTGCGTAAAATGGCACCGCTTATCACCCAAGCGGCGCGGCTCATTCTGCCCGAGGAACGGCTTGACGCTATTTGCTATAGTTGCACGGCCGCCTCGGTGGTGATTGGGGATGATGCGATCAAAGCTTTGGTGCATGCCGCGCGCCCAAATTTGCCCGTGGTGACCCCCAGCGGGGCAGCTGTCCGGGCTCTAAAAACCCTGGGCGCAAAGCATATTTCGGTGGTGACGCCCTATTTGGTGGAAACCAGCCAGCCCATGGCCGCCTATTTCCAAGCCCAAGGATTGTCATTGGCGAAATTTCTTTGCTTGGGACTTGAAAGCGATTTGGATATGGCACGCGTTGATCCTGCAAGCATCATCAAAGCGGCGCTGGCCAGCCAAACCAACCAAACCGATGCCTTCTTTTTATCCTGCACCGCGCTGCAAGCTGCGGATGTGGTCGCCGAGTTGGAACGCCAAACCGGCAAACCGGTTGTGACCTCAAATCAAGCCTGTGCTTGGGAATTGGCGCATCATGCAAATTTACGGGTTGATGCCGGTAAATGGGGCCGCTTGTTCAAGCATGCCCTGCGATAG